A region from the Leptospira venezuelensis genome encodes:
- a CDS encoding biotin--[acetyl-CoA-carboxylase] ligase, whose protein sequence is MSFQLLDPEKGIFLSEAGSTNTILKGKEFPPGSWILADFQSSGRGRKGKTWSILGEEPFIFSGKFSSNSNLSSPGLFSLYVGVAVAKAILSVYPSASKKDLRIKWPNDIYLNGKKVCGILIETEKEGEVWDWILGIGANLYGTEIPEYLSDAGFVTDDQNEKGRRNRFLETLLPLLNDAVLAISDGEKRIEFINEKLLWKGETIAWTESGEQKTATLLGVNEEGKLLARTSVGNMVEFIDSPEDFRSLG, encoded by the coding sequence ATGTCGTTTCAATTATTGGATCCCGAAAAAGGAATATTTCTCTCAGAAGCAGGTTCCACGAATACCATCTTAAAAGGAAAGGAATTCCCACCAGGGTCCTGGATCCTAGCGGATTTTCAATCTTCCGGAAGGGGAAGAAAGGGCAAAACCTGGAGTATATTGGGAGAAGAGCCTTTTATTTTTTCGGGTAAATTTTCCTCTAATTCTAACCTATCCTCTCCGGGGCTGTTCTCCTTATATGTCGGGGTCGCAGTAGCAAAGGCGATTTTGTCCGTATATCCTTCTGCCAGTAAAAAAGATCTTAGGATTAAATGGCCGAACGATATCTATTTAAACGGAAAAAAAGTCTGCGGTATACTGATCGAAACGGAAAAAGAAGGAGAAGTTTGGGACTGGATCCTTGGGATCGGGGCCAATCTTTACGGCACTGAAATTCCGGAATATCTGAGTGATGCAGGGTTCGTTACTGATGATCAAAACGAAAAAGGAAGAAGGAACCGATTTTTAGAAACATTACTTCCTCTTCTGAACGATGCAGTATTAGCGATCTCGGATGGAGAAAAAAGGATAGAATTCATCAATGAAAAACTTCTCTGGAAGGGAGAAACCATTGCCTGGACGGAAAGTGGAGAACAAAAAACCGCAACTCTATTGGGAGTAAATGAAGAAGGAAAATTATTAGCCCGGACCTCGGTCGGAAACATGGTCGAATTCATTGACAGCCCCGAGGATTTTAGGTCCTTGGGATAG